Part of the Lemur catta isolate mLemCat1 chromosome Y, mLemCat1.pri, whole genome shotgun sequence genome is shown below.
tttgtctattgttttttcttttctattttattgatttttatatttgttattctttctttatgattgctttggtttattttgttctttatgtgGTTTCCAAAAGTGGGCGTGTGGATTATTGAAATATGTTCTCTTTTCTAATGTTCTAATGTCATGAATTTACCTCTCAACATTGCTTTACCTTCCTCTGATCTGACATCTTTTATCAGATAAAGTAAAGCTtaaaagatatgaaagaaaacGACAAATCTGCCATTATATAATAGTTGGAAAGACCAACATTTCTTTGCAATTTGCAGaactagacagaaaaaaaaaaacagcaaaaataacacAACTCAACAACACCAtcagtgaaaaaatataaataacacttCACTCAGTGCAATATACACATTATTTTCTAGGTTAAATGAGGAGTATGCTTGTGCCATATGATGAACTTCAACAAATGGCAAGAGGTTAAAATCATGCAGATTTTAATACATAATGGAATTAAAGTAGAAATCAGTAAGAAAGATAACAGCAGAATCTCCATGTACTTGGAAGCTAATCTGTGGATCAAGCAAACATTTTTCAATAATCCAAGGATCAAAGAGAAAgtgccaagagaaataaaatatataatacattgaaCTGAATAAAAGTATCCAGGTTTTACTGTACATACTTTCAGTTCTGTTTCTTGGTGCATAGACATTTCAGATtgccatttcttctaggttagttgttctatttttcattatataatattctttacatctctgataattttcttttttctcttctactttatGTAATAGTGTGTTCACTCTTGCTTTCCTTTGATTAatatatgtatgattttttttcattcttttatattcagCCTGTCTGTACTTTTATAccaaagtgagtttcttatagatgGCATATATTTTAGTCATGTTTTTTAATCCACAGTGCTAATCTCTGTATGTAGTTGGTGTAGTTGTTGTAATGAAACTCTTTACAGGTAGtgttgtttattattaatatgctaatagctttttattttgtctattttttgccttggttttctttttctcccttcatgAGAATTATTTGAAGAGATTTGAGACATTCTTtctgatatatttaaaaaggcCTATCTGTTTGTATGTagtttttggtggtggtggttgtatgTACATAATCTATCACAGTCCACTAACATCATCATTTTATCAGCTTAAGTGAAGTATAGAAACCTTGGTATACTATCCTTATCATTCCTCTgtttataattgtcttaaatattttctctacattCACTTAGGACTGCCTTACACAGTGTAAcatgatttttattgtattttttagttctaaaatttccagttGTTCTTAGATATTCTCATTTGTAGctgaaacttttaatttttgctttatacatttttattaatatcaagtGTGTTTACAATTGcttttttaatcatatttatgatggcagtttaaaatatttggtagatAATCTGTatatctctgacatttctgtGTTATGGCATTTATCATCTTTTTTCGCGCAGATTgaagtctttctctttcttgttacaatgagtgatttttatttgaaacttgATTACAGGTGCCAGTGAAACTCTTTGTTTCACTTTTCAAagtcttatatttgttttatacataATGCCCAGGGTTATTAGTTGTATTTATGGCATGAATAGGGAAAACTATATCTACTTCATCTACTCTCCAGAATATCTGTAGTATTCTTTTAGGGCAGAAAATTGGAAGTAATTTTTTCTGTTCAATCACTTTAAATCAGTCCAACCCTAAATAGGAGAAAGAATACTTAAAGTACAATGTCTTTGCTCTGAATCTTGGGGGATGATAGGATATTTTCTAGATTAGAGTCCCCTATAACTTGTTATATTAAAATCTTGCCACGTTATATGTACAAAGAAGCTGTGGCGGCAGGGAATAGATATTCAAGTCATGCTGccctttttgtttttggcatttatttagttacttctctttccttcctttttctttcttttttatgacacTTCCTTATTCTGGCGTCTACCTTatcatatcatttttcattttagcttgTCTCATTCTATCCtccaattattttcttcatcGTTTTTTGATTTGTTGCCCTGGTGTGCACAATTAGACAACTTAATCTTTTGACTTGTCATTATTTTGGGCCTTCAGACTATtctttgaaacattcatttgtttatgtacaAAATTTAGTCATGTTAATTATACTACACTCTATAAATTCAGTTCTGAAAACCAAAAAGTGGTATATTAATGCCATGTggacataaataaaatgaacacctTCTTAGGTCATGTTAAGCCAGGACAAGGAATTAGAATTCTGTGTATAGTTCAATGATTCCAAACGTTTTCAATGtagaaaaaatttggaaatataagATAGGGTGAGATCTTCAAGATTCACAGGCCTAAGCTCAATAATTAGATTCTGTACAACTCAAGGAAAACCTATTGTTTTATCAAATCaatgataaaaagcaaaaaaaaaaaaaaaaaaaaaaaagatagggtgAGATGGCAGCAGTAGGTTTCCAGCCTGAGATATCTGTCTGTCTAAATCTATACTCCATCATAACCCCAGCTGTCTCAGAAGACTGAATAGGTGAATTTCATCAAGCCCTTAGCTTGTAATGCCAGAAGTTGTGTAATATACAAGATCCACTGTGAATGTTGCTGCTTAAAAGTTATGCAGCTGGAATTCCAATTGTAATACATTTCAGCCCAACAGCTTGAAATCTCTGCTTCAGGTAAAGGAAGAAAGGGTAAATAAATACACAGCAAGTTGTCTCAGGAAAGGAACTGCCAATCAAAGCAGAAGAcggaaaataaattttagaagatcCAGGGGAAAAATCAGTACATTTCaatgagaacaaaggaaaaagaagcctTTATGGCATTACCAAAAGTAACCAAATTTGCATAATGTTCAGAtaattataaactaaaaacaGACCATGTAATTGAATTGATAGTCATTGACAGTAGTTTAGTAAAGCAAAACCATTGCATCTCTAGTGAACACCAGTGTGTCATGCTCTTCAAAGAAAATGGCAAGAAGAGTGAAGATCCAAAGTAATAGCTTGAATACCATGGGATATTTGCTTTTGGAAATGAAAGTAGATTTTGGTAGATTTAAGTCAATATTcactaaataatgaaaaaatatatatgtgtggcAGGCACTGCTAGATCAGTGCTGAGTGTCTAAGATATATGAGACTAATGGGATAAGGTAAGAAACATCTTCTGGAAGGGGTTATATCTGTTTTGAGACAGGTAAAGTAGGCAAAGAGGGAGAGGGCCTtttgtactcaccagaaaactggtttccctgatcatcacctaaatgtacatcggggaaggacaccaattggatatcagactgggatggggggtggggggaggggatgggtgtatgcctacatgatgagtgcgttgcacaccctctggggaatggtcatgcttgaaggtgcagacccggggaggtgcgggggggaggggatggaggtatgactacatgatgagtgccaggcgcactgtctggagaatgagaatggacgtgcTAGGGACTCTGACACGGGggaatgggcaggacatggacaatgtatatgacctgaacttatgtatccccatgatgagctgaaataaaaaaaaaaaagaaaaagaaatggggtAAAAGTTGCAAAATGGAAATGGCCACGGTTGAAAGGAGTTCGTATGAAGTAAGTTCCAAATGACTggtggagagaaagacaggaagtTCCAAAGGTAAACAGATTCTGGATAGTGAAGAGACTCGTTCAGCTGTGCTGAAAATATGAGGTCAGAATCTAGAAGGTATTAAATGTCAACATAAGGAATTAAGTCTTTGGATGGGACAAGAAACCAATATGTTTAAAGTGTGCATTGGTAGGCCGGgcgtcgtggctcacgcctgtaatcctagcactctgggaggccgaggcgggtggatcgctcaaggtcaggagttcgagaccagcctgagcaagagtgagaccccgtctctactaaaaatagaaataaattatctggacagctaaaaatatatatagaaaaaattagccgggcgtggtggcgcatgcctgtagtcccagctactcgggaggctgaggcagtaggatcgcttaagcccaggagtttgaggttgctgtgagctaggctgatgccacggcactcactctagccagggcaacaaagcaacactctgtctcaaaaaaaaaaataaataaaaaaaaataaagtgtgcattggaaaatatgaaaagtagACCTTCCTAAAGAAGGTAATTAAAGGTACAAACCAGTTGGAATGCTTTGATAACAGAGCAAAAAGGACTCTTACTAACACCAGTTGTAAAATTACAGTATGTGCTGCTGACAGTCATACAGTTCATGCCTATGTTATGTGATCTTTATTGCTCAAGTGATGATATAAATAATGGTGCTCTGGGTACTGGATTGGCTGGTTTGAAAGGTATTTAATGAAGACAATGTTCTTTGCCAACTAAAATCCAACTATtctaactttaaaataactgcaaAATGTAATTGAGAAAATATGGAATTAGTGTGTATTTGCTTTCTCtagattttatttgcatttgttctCCCCTTCATGCCACTCTGATTTAGGCCCTCATTTTGTTTATCGTAGATTATTTCAGAAGTCActtaatagttttttctttttctgagtttttttttttttttttttttttgcttgctgcCCTAGTATGAGTGCTCTTTTCAGAATTCATAATGAAATTCAATTGCCCTTATTAGTGTTGAGAGGTGAGACCTTTAAGAGTGTTTAGTCCATGAGGGCTCACCCTaattaatggattaatgctgtGTTCTGGAGAAAGGGTTAGTTGTCAGGGGAGTGGGCTTTTGATCAAAGGATGAGTTCAgcagttttcctttctctatctTGCATAGAGGCTTCACTATGTGCTGCCCTTgcaccattattttttttaagaaatgggattttgctatgttgcccatgctggagggCAAAGGCCCTTCACAGGTACAATCATAGTACACCACAACTTCGAATTCCTGGGCAGGAGCTCCTCTCACttcagctggaactacaggtgttcACCACCGTACCCTgctaattttgaaacatttttttttttagagacggagtGTTACTGTGTTATCCAGCTTATTGAGCTCCTATTCTCAAGCTTTTTTCCCACCATGGCTTCCAGCATTGCTGGGATTAGAGAACGCCACCATCCCTGGTACACAAAaagaaggccctcactagatgcaGACActggatcttggactttccagcctccagaactgtaagccaaataaGTCTCTTtgaattactcagtctgtggtattctgttattaGCAGCAGAAAGCAGACTAGGACActgtgttatttcttttctttaaaatagttaaatgtaATTTACTTATAAGAGGGCATGTCAGATTTCCTGTCAAATGAGCAAAAGGTTCATATATTAAGACAATAAGATTAGCCTGCTGTTGAAATACAACATCCTTTTACTGACAaccatatcttaaaaaataaggagaaagaaaccatAAAGATGAACATGtaattttattgttcaaataacAGAATTGCAggtatttttttcagtatttgtcaatataaattttattctttgttatggTGCATAACCTGGTACTTCTTTGGTAGAAGATCAGTTGTAATTAGGATGATGTTTGTATAAGGAAGACGATTGGTAAGTTGGCCTTGAAAGAGAGGCAGCAGATCTATCAGCTATCACAGGCATTGGAAACCATGGGTTTCCTGCTGGTAGGTTAGAGAAAGGAGCCTCATTGACTGATAACCCAGAATATCTGGTTGGGAAAGTAGGAGGCTCCATCATCAGTCCAAAATAATTGTTCTGTAAGGGAGATATGACGTGGTATTGAGAAGTTGTAGTTGTGACAAAATTCACAACGTGGCCGTTTGCTTGAGTGTAGCTGCTATGTGAATGCATGTGGAAAGTGGTCAACTGATTTAAAATAGTATGTTGAACTGTTGCAATTTGTTCTGATGGTCTAGCTGGAGTTGATGATGGaggagaaaaatcacttttgaCTGGTTCAGTTGCATTATCGATTCTCTGGCTGGTAGAAGGCTTCCTTATTAGAGGCACATTTAAATTTGTAGAGGCAGAAAGTAAACTTTCTCCACTAGTTTCAGCAACTAAACCAGAATTATAATTTATGTTACTACCTGCTGTAAAGTGCTTCTTGTTGAAATCTTGAACTAATGAAGCAGATAATGGAGAAGAATTTTTAATCCtgactcttcttttcattcttaatagAAGTTGGGGACAGCCACGTTTAAAATTTGGATTATGATAGAACTGTAACTAAAACCAAAGGAGAAGATTATTTAGAGACATTTttaaccaagaaacaaaagagagtaTCAAACCTAACctataaaatctgaaatttcaGCTCTATCACACGAACTTAACATCTTCACATAATGCAGGTACATTGCtgacttttttaaagaatgtactTACTgggaaacaaacatttaaatagtATAGTTTTCAAGTGAAAACATGTTATACATTGATACATAACAGTGAATTCCACTTCATTAAGTGGCTGTAGTACCTTGGAGTTCACTAAGATTCAAAGTTGCTactaaaatttcataaaatcctAAATACTTAGCACTTAGGCTGTCCTCAATGATTTGGaaaaatatgtagttttaatcttaatatttcatgttattttcaaaatctgATTTCATTCAATATACTAACATAGTTAATATTGTACAAAATAAGATCGTATATAGTTCCTACATAAGTGGtaattgaaagatttttaataCCTTGTTTAAAATAgagccttctttttcttctgccagaAAGTCAGCTAGAGAAGCAGATCTTTGAAAATTCTGTCTCATTTTACTAAATCCATAAAGGTTAAGCTGTCGAATTAAACTCTTCATACTGTCCGTTTCAAATATTCTGAAAGGGGCCTTTCTTTCCAAGACTTCTTTCTTAAAGAGTTCTTCATTAATCACTATAGAAGTTCCATTGTCATCCCACCAAAT
Proteins encoded:
- the LOC123629081 gene encoding heat shock transcription factor, Y-linked-like — its product is MEHVSSEIQDVSPKDESTGSEASIRSPFREHTFPGDLDLRSMIEENAFQVLSEGSLVKRPRYTFSASKPDKDNDFLSLTFPRKLWKIVESDQFKSIWWDDNGTSIVINEELFKKEVLERKAPFRIFETDSMKSLIRQLNLYGFSKMRQNFQRSASLADFLAEEKEGSILNKLQFYHNPNFKRGCPQLLLRMKRRVRIKNSSPLSASLVQDFNKKHFTAGSNINYNSGLVAETSGESLLSASTNLNVPLIRKPSTSQRIDNATEPVKSDFSPPSSTPARPSEQIATVQHTILNQLTTFHMHSHSSYTQANGHVVNFVTTTTSQYHVISPLQNNYFGLMMEPPTFPTRYSGLSVNEAPFSNLPAGNPWFPMPVIADRSAASLSRPTYQSSSLYKHHPNYN